A stretch of DNA from Columba livia isolate bColLiv1 breed racing homer chromosome 11, bColLiv1.pat.W.v2, whole genome shotgun sequence:
CACCTCTCTAAATTGTCACCCAGGGAGCTCCGATTGTTGGCACAGCAGCTACGAGCCACAAGACACACGAGAGAAAGGTGTGGGCAGAAACCTCTAAAAGGGAAAATGTGAATATTTCCAGCTTTAAACATCTCACGTCCACCCAGGGATGCTTTCAGGCAGCATTCAGACCCATGACCTAGAAGCCCGATGTCCTAAAAAATGGTGTGTCTGTGATCATTGTGCAATTTTGGGCGTTGGGATGGAGAAGTCGCTTTCAGTAGCAGATCCACCATCATCCAAATAGCTGTTTAGCTTCTCTAGCAGCATCTTCCAGCAACCTATTCATCTTTTATGGATGGAGGGCTGTAAACtctccctccctgtccccagctccattcTCAAAAACTATTCCATCAAAGAGATCTATGAAAGGCTCAGCTCCCAGCTGACAAGCTATCTATTTAAAGTTTACATGCCCGGGAACATTTACAAAGACTtattaatggaaagaaaactgcTGAAGGGAGCAAGCCCATATACAGCTACTACACAAACACAACTCCATTGCCATTTAATGCTCCCCAGCTCAGCGAAATAACATGTTCTCGCtcctcatcccatcccatcccatccctgttTTGGTGCTCAGGGCTCACTTATTCACCACCATGTAGGTCCAAGAGTCTGGTGAAGATGGACAAGATGGCATATGTATCTCCACCTCACCAAGAGGTTGCAACAAAGAGCATCATCTAGGAGATGGCTGCAGAAATAAGAGTGTCCTTCCCAACCCAGGTCAGCTAAGAAATATAAGCGATTACACCCACGTATGTGTGCCCCTGGTGATGTTTTGTTCCCAGTACACTGAGAAGCAGACCATGACCTTAACTCCTCGAAATCAAAGATTTATCAGCGAACGCCTGCAAAGCTCATCAAACCAGGCGGGGAGCGCAGCCGAGATGAATGAACAATAAGGGCATCGCTTTTTCCTCTTCGTAACGCATGTGTAAATAAATGCAGCATTTCCAGCCAGGCGATGACATATCAAATGTGGCCAATCCAAGGTAATTGCTTGTGCTTTTTCTGGCTTCAGATTCCCAGCCTTGGGGTTTTCCACACGGAAGAAAAGCCATGCTCTTCTGATAAACACCTCTGGCCACGCAGCTTGCATTTAGTTTGGCAAGAGGACGAACCGATAAAAATTAAGCAtgagaagatttttctttgggATGAGGGGTGGAAAAGCCTGGGATGGCAACACCAaacctccctcttcccccacaGCCGGGTGGGAAAGGCCGTCAGAGCTAGAAAAAGGAATTCCCCAGCCACCCATAACTCCAGCTAATGGCATGGCCTCACCTATTGATTACCTGATGTGGCCTAATTAAGCAGCTGCTGGGAATTCCCAGCAAGATTTACGGACACCGCTTCGCAGTGCGTGGGTTTTGCGATGACACCAAGGACGTCGCTTTTAGTATTACTCCATTTGTTCATTATATTACCTCCTTTTACAggttcaatattttttttaaataaagcactTTTATTGAGCCATTTCCTAATGAACAACCCTGCCAACTGGCTTCTTGCAAGATGTCAAGGGAATATTGACAGCTTATGTCGATGCAGTAAAAAGCGAAATAATGTTGTTAACTCCTCAAAGTTCACAGGTCCTTGCCTGCATAGAAATACCTTGGGAGGCAAAGAATAGATCCGCCATAAAAGTGGTTCCATGAATCACCTAACACTGCCCACCAACACCTTCTACAGAGCCCAGGCTTTGAAATATATAAGCTCGGCTCCATGTTCCCTGCAAGGAAATTTTTCCGTCTTTTAGGAAAGGTTTTCCTCTGCTCGGGCTCTatcattatatttattattatctatgtgtgtatatatatattatctATATGCTGGATGCTGTGTTGGGGTGTCCCAGCCTGGGAAACAGGCGACGTGGTGGATCTTCACCTTGATTTAACCAGACAAAGCCAGCAGACCTGGAGCGGGAGGGCCAGATTTCATGAGGATTGAAGGAAAAGATGCAAAATGGGGTCAGATGCAGCAAGCACAGAtccaaaaagcagcaggagagagTGGAAAAGGGGAGTCAGAGAGCCAGCCAGCCGTCCAAGTTCATTGCCTCACCAACAGACAGCCCGTCTGGGGCTGGGAGAAGATGCTCTGCTCCAGAAAACTGTTTGGGGACTGAGAACAGACAAGAACAATTGCCCTCAGCTTGGCTTATTAGCTCAAAAATAACCACTTGCTGCAATTAAATCATCAGCAGGGTCTTCGCTCCTCATTTGGAGGTTTTAGTCATTGGAAATCAGGTTTATTCAAGGGTGAGCTGGAAAATTGCAGGGGGCAAGGAGACAAATAACACAGAGCTCACCTACCCTGTTGTTTGCTCGGAGTGAATTACATGGGTTTAAATTCAGACATGAGGTTATATCCAGGACATATTTCCTAGATAAATAAGCCACTAGCCTTTTCGACTTGTAACCAGGCAACATGCAGACATGTGGGTGTAGGACACCGAGGAATGTTTATATTGGGTATTATAACCTTTATTTACTGTTAGACCAGCGCTATTCTCTCATTCGGAAGACGAAAGGAAGGTTTATTGCCAAGCTGAGTGGATATGGACTCCTGCCTTATAGCCAAGccctaaaagaaagaaatatatatatataaaagaggTAttagatctctccatcctccccaagCATCGGATCAAGggtccctgctgcagctcctggcctggggagcagctcttTAAACATTTACCATGCTAAAAATCAGCAGCGAGtgagacagaaaaacagaaaaaccaccCAGAGCAGCCTGATTTTCAGCCTTCAGAGACACGGAGCCATTAAACTTTCATGTCCACCCTTTGCCTCCTCCTTGCCCGGCTCTGATCTGGTTTAACAAACACGCAGTCCCAAGGAGCGGGATCTGCTGCGGGAGACATCGGGAAGATAAAAAAAGGCACCGGCGCCTGGGTATGGGATGCCGAGGTGCAAAATGCtaagaaaaatgtgcttttggGGGTTAGTATTTTCAGGATGACTTTCTTTCTGTGCCAGGAGATCTCCCTTTCACCAGCCCTACAAGACTGCCATGAATCACCTAACACAGCCCACCAACATCTTCTATAGAGCCCAGGCTTTGAAATATATAAGCCAAAGGGGGCATCACCAGGGCTATTAGAAAAGCAACCAGTATGGACATATATATAAgttatataaataaaagcatataaaagatatataaataaaaatgcataaaatgtaaatatacaaaaataacacacatatttatattttagtgGGTTTTCTCATCAGGATCTCATgggaataattaaaaataaaatactcagTAAGCTAACCACTTCAACAATACAAAAGATATCAAGGAAAAAATTATCCAGAATGGTTCAACTTCAGGCTTTGTACTTATTTCCTCCCTCATCCCCTGCGTTCTGCTGTCCCAAATTCCCTGGTTCACCTGGGTTTCCCACACAGGTTTGGGCTTTCCCTTTGGTGGAGTAAAACCACATGTCACAAGCAGATACATTTTCTGGAGGTTTGCATCAACCAGCAAGTCAcccacattaaaaaataacccCCAAAAGCCATGTTTTCTGGCTgtccactctgctctgcactccATTGATGCACAGGAGCCTTGGGCACGGCTGCTGCACAATGATTCGCACAGCAAAAATAAGGTTATTTAAGCAAAATTAAGGTCATTTAAGTCCTTAACAAGGTGGGGATGGTGGGTACCAGCTCTCCCATGGTTCTTCTCCTTCCACGCCAGCAAAGCCCATAAATACATCGTGTACCTGATGCATCCGCAGCAGCTTGgaagaatttaattttgtaCCACCTTGCCTGCAATTTTGTGATGCGATGCTTCGCCTGCTGTTTATCCACATTAAGCACGTTTGGCCTCTTTCTGCAGAGACCTTTCTGGGACACTTTCCAGCCGTCTGTCTCTGTTTATCTTGCATCCGTGatagggaaaggggaaaaaagtaataattaaaaaaacccacccccgACCCAACCTCCAGGCAGGCAATCTGGTCTCTTCAGTGCACAGCACGTCTTCCCTCCTCTTCTTGCTGACCTGTTCTTGtccctattttattttatgtttaattttattttttcccccttctccatGCCTTCGCTACTCTAATAAAAACTGGTCTTTAGGAGACTAAGGGAAGAGCTGGATTAATTTTGCTGTGGCCCTGAAAGCTGACCTACCCATCTTCGGGCCACTTTAATAGACTACAGTGTCTCAAGCCCAATTAATATCTGGCTAAAAACTGCCTCGTGTacatgcttggaaaaaaaatacatagcatTTTTTATAGGAAGGATTTACTCTCAGCCAGGGATGCAAATCAGGGTGATGGAAACACCGAAATAATGGACTTTGAGCAGCCAGTTACAAGGCACAAGGGTGCCTAAGGACCAATAACCAGGGCAGCCCCAGTGGTTTGTTCAGGAATAACTCACAGCATCACCCCAGGATGAAGCAGCAACTCATGGTAAAACATCTATTGGCCAAGAAACATCCCAGCAACCTGCTGCCACAAGGAGCGACCATCTCCCTCCACCTTATCACCTCCCACTTTCTAGGACCACCCCCTGTTGCCCAAGCACCTCCCTCTCTCCACCCCTTATTATCTAATTGATTAAAGTAATTAAGCTCAGGTTGAAGCAATTGCTTCTGTGGTGCTAGGAGGGACCCTGGGTGACAAAACAGGCTCAGAGACAAAAAGCGTGTGAAATACAATGCTTGGAGCTAAATTGCCTTCTGTAGGGTTCAGAGTAAACGACTTGCCACTGTCACTAAAAAAATCTCTGGGAAAGGGGTGATGTATCCCAAAATCAAACACATCTCAGTTTATCGTTACTGGAAGGAATTATATGTCCTGTAGGAAATTTCAAAAGGGAATTGCATTTTTATAAGTAACAACATTCCACTTGTATAACACTTGAATAGCGTAATGTGAAATATAATATGAACCCTAGACATGGGTGAGAGTAGAAAAGCCCAGATGAAATTAAAGTGATAACATCTCAATGAAACATTTTGACTATCAAAATGAAATGAGATTGCAAAGATCCATTATGACAATTTTGCCAtaacagggattttttttcattaatacgCTTCTAGGAATTTTTCCAGTTCAATAAAACTTCATGTTctgcaagaaaacagcagtAGTGACATTACAAAGGTCCCCTTTGGGGACATTCCCTGAATACCCCGAAGGGTTAgggattattttctttcctgattcaGGGTTCTTGTGCTGAGCCCATGCCCACGGCTCTTTTTAGTCCATCTGTCCGTCTTCATGGCCTCATCAGGCAGTGGAAAACCCTCCTCAGGGACAAACAGGGAGAAAATACTAACAAATATATCCATCCTGATGCATCAGGCCAAGGGGGTTATGGCACCAGCCCACCGAGATGTCCCCCAGTTGATGATGTTCCTCCACGCAGCAAGAGGTCCCCATCACTCAAATGTGACGCAATTTACCCAAATTCCAAGGGCACAGAGGAAAGAAGTGGGAcggaataaaaaaggaagataaatccTTGATGCATTTATTAAAGATCTGTTTGGTCACAGCAGAAAATTgctggcagctccagctccgTCATCTGAGCAGCTGCCATGCGGTCTCCAATCCTTCCCTGCTGGAAACCAGCCTGGAAATGTGCTGGCCCCAGTACCAGAGTCCTACCCGAGGGACAGGAGGGGATTTGTTCCTTGAAATCCAACCCAGTGAATATCCTGCCTGATTTTTCACAGGGAAATCCAGGCACACAGGGTGTCCCAGGTGGGGAGCAAAGCCTTTCAGGTCTCTTTACATCTCCAAAGGCATAAGGGTCATCTGGAAGGGTGAGAAAAATCAGGATGCTTAGTGCAATTGTATCAGCCTGGAAACATGAAGGAAGCATCATCTGGTGTGAGGTTCCTGCAAACCAGCACAGGAACGAGAGCCAAGGTGGGAGAGGATGGTCTCTCCCGTCCCCACCATCTGGCCAGCCTGGCCTCCTGCTGCACCCCATCAGAGAAAAACCATCAGCCAGTGATGCTTGAATGCTTCCCAAAGCTTTGAGGCATCATACTCATCAAACCCAAATGTCCCGGGAAGCTGCAAAAATGCAGTGCAAATGGTTAAGCCAGAGCTTAACCTGGGTCAAGTCCCTGGTTCCACAGTGACACGATGGCTTCCTATGGGTAGCAGGTACCACCTCGCAGATGGCTCAGTACCGGTGCGGGCAGCATCACCCTCCTGCTCCATGCCCAGCACCTATCAATGCCATCAGCCCTGGTGACAGTGTGACACAATGCCACCACCCAGCTGGAgctgtgtcccctgtccctcGGCCACCAAACCCCCGCTTTGCTCCTCGGCACTGTGGGCCAAGTATGGGACACCGGGTAGAGCCACCCTGTGCTCCAGCATCCTGCTCCTGTCCAGGAGTCCCCAAGTCTCACACAGATGGGCAgtggagcagctcctggtggGGAGATCTTCATCTTCCATCAGCTCAACTCCCAGGGAtgactttcaaaagaaaagtgagTCTATGCTGGAGAATTTGAGATCCTTCACGGCAGGAGACATGTCAGCctctctcctgcctccctccctcacCTCCACCTTActaaaatcagatttaaaaGTCACGGTGTGTCAGCCTGCTATCCCAAAGCAGGGGGGGTGAGGAGtaatttcttctcctttgtgCACTTCAAAGGTGCTTGTGATCCGAGAGCGTCTCCCTCTGGTTCCCTTCCCTGCAGCGCGGCTCCTCGTCTGGCAGCTCtctgcttccagctcctctcgCCCACGGAGCTGGAAGAGCTGTGCACAGACGGCAGCTTGGCTTTCATAGGTTAGCAACCCTTAAGgactttgctttaatttttctccAATTTTTCCTCCCGTTAACTCATTTCAGCTCCAACGTGCTGGATGCGTGCCAGGCTAATGCTTGGAGAGGATGAATCCCTGTCCGATATCAAAGAAATTGTGGATTCTTTATGATTTCTCATAACACCATGTGGGTTCAAGCTCCAGTCTCCACCTGTTTGTGCAAGGAGACCATGGACCATTCCCCAAGGTCTGGATAAACCCCAAGATCAGCGCATGCCCAccaagaagagaaaatgaagctgGAGATGAAGCAGAAGGTCTCACCAGGGCCTCTCCTACAACATCACCGGAGAACCTGTTCAGGTCCACCTTGCAGAGAGGAGCCAATAAAGACTCTAACTGGGATGTCCCAAATCCAGAAGGAAATTTGGAGCAAGACGTTCCAAAAATTGGGCTGAGAACAAGTGATTGCTTCCCAAACTGCTTTCATGGCCCAGAACCCATATATCATGAAACTTGGATGTTTGTGGTCCTTTCTGCATCCAAATCAAAtggaaacagtgaaaaaacacTACCCAACAAGCTGACAAAACTGTTCCTCCTGGTTCTgttgggagaaggaggagaacaTCCCAAACAACCCCAGCATGGGCAGCCCATGGCTTTCCAACCAGAGTGTCCTCCTTGCTGGCCCAGTTTTCTGGTGTAGGAGATGAAATAGTGCACAAAAAAGCACATTCCAGCACCAATGGGGCTATTAATCAGCTTGTAGAGAAACTAAATCCTTCCCTGGTGGCAGGAGGGAACATGTCCCACGACACTGGAGAAGGTTGATGGGGAGGAAGCCACCCAGAATCTGCAGGATCAGAATAAACTTGGTTCTCCAGCCTGTACCAGGATTAACTTCTGTATCAGGCAAGAATAATTTGTCCTACCATTGTCTTTCATCCTTCTGCACTGTGTCAACCAACAGACGGGGTTAAACCTAGTATATTAACTGCAAAGAGTAGCAATCAAAAAGCCAAATAAATCATAGATGCAGATTGATTTATATGGTTTAAATAAAGCCTTTCAAATAGAGACATTACCCACTGGAAACTCTTAATGAAAAGTTAGCAATGTTCTCAGAAGCAGGAATATTCTCAGCATGAAGGCAGGACATCTATTAACGCCAGTAAAATTAGATGAATGGGGCTCAGATCTATGGATTTTAAACACACCGGTTGGACGTTGCAAATTTAAGCTAATGCCGATTGGAATTAGTTCAGTTCCCAAGGTATTTCAAAGAGTAATTTAGCAGATATCTGAGGGATTAGGAGGTGCTGAAGTTATAGCAGATGATATTTTAATTTGGACTGTGGAACCTCAAGGAACACCGTGAAAGTCAGAGGCCACAAGTGAGACAAAGAAAGGCCTATCTGCATGTTTAAGAAGTTCAAATGCCACGGGTATAATTGGCCTCAGGTGAATCACATTGGTTGTGATGTTCTCCGGAATAAACGCCAACTGGCTGATGAAATGACCTTCAAAACTATCCCGATGCCAAGGCCAAGATGCTTTAAGTCAGGATTCAGGCACTGAAGGCTTCTGGAAAGGTGCCCGTTGTTCAGAGAGTTTGGAGATTCAGCTGCTGGAAACTGATTGCCAAGGATGCTTCAACCTCTTTCGGAGATCTCCTCAACCCTGATGGACACCTTGAGCCGTGATGTGATTTCTGAACATATCTTAGAGACATTAAGATTATAAAATGagcaagaaatgaaaatgatCAATGGGAAGATGCTGGAAAAAACACTTGCAATGGGATGTGTGTCCTCGCAGAGTGGCCTTCTAGCAGcctccaaaacacaaatgagcTGAACGTCACCAGAGGGCTCTCAACTGCTTTGAAAGGACTCCACGCCGTTATATGTGAGCTTCCCATTAAAATAAGAGCTTTAAAAAGTCTAAACTTTAAAATTGCAAAGAACTATTTACCCTCCAAGGAGGCACCAAGCTGTGTCACCTACCCAAGGACTGGAGACAGCCATGGCCATCTCCAACCCATCCTGCCAGAGGGATGGAGAGGGCAACTCAGCAGGATGGAGGGAACAAGCCCCACAGGAAGGATGAGAAGTCCCCGCTGAGCGGTGACACTaacagctgctgtttttcttttgctgcttaccaaaaaaaaagtatttaccCTGTTTATAATATTGCTCTGGATCAACACGTTAATTATTGATACAGCTAGAGACGAAAGCAGTCTCCAAACACCTCCCATCGCATCAAACTCATGTGAGAGCTTTCCATCCATCAACCTCCCTGCAAGGGAACAGCCTAAGAACAAGTTTCCAGGtgggagagaaagcaaagggagagagaagacaTTGGGAGGGGTCCCAAATTCCAAATCAACTCCAGGAGTCGGTCTGAGATTCACCTCTGGACATGATTTTGAATGAGGAGTGAAATGACCCCCCCAGGCACATGCAAATTAATTTTGCGGTGGGTGAAGGTGACAATATAAGCACAAGCTCCCACCGGCTGCAATAaatctgctctgcagcaggtgCTCCGGAATTAGGCAGAGAGCTGCTCCGAGAAGGGCTGGCTATGAATTAATAATtcatatgaaaaagaaatctacGCCAAACTCCTTGATGTGAGTTTGCAGTTGCCCTCCTCGCACCAGCCAGTGCCACCCTGACCGCTGCGCCTCCTCCTCGAAGggccaggaaaagaagaaacccCCCcataaaaactggaaaacaatcTCATTTTTAAGCCAAGTAGGCATTGTGGTCTTGTCCCCCTCCCAGAGTCACTCAGACAAGGAGGGTGAACAAGAATTAAGCCTCCTGGCCCTGCATCCCCAAGTATGAGTGGTGACAAGGCTCATCCCAGAGCAGCTTTGCGTGGGATGGGGGACGTCACCCCAGCACGGCTTTGCTATGGGGACACCTCATGTCTCCAGGAAGCTTAAGAGCATCCTGTTGGAAAGGCAAGCaagctgcctcagtttcctttcCCACCTTCCTGGTGGCCATGGACAAAGAGTTTGGATGGACAGGCACTTGGGTACAGACTATTTTTATCTGCTGTTATTGAGGGTGGCTGCAGGACATCTCCGGTGACAGAAGAAGGGTTTAATCAGCCTCATTCCACCAAAAAGCCCAGGTCCTGTGTTGATTCCCAGGGGACTCTCTACCTTCGGGGTTTGTACGATCGCTGAATCTTTAATAGCTTGTCCTCACGCAacccaacttctttttttttccccaagtctgGAAGCTTCCTCTGCCGCTCATCAGCAAATCAAATTTCTTAATAGCAAAGTGAAATAACCTGAGAAGTAATGGAAAAAAGGGAAGGATTAAGTTTTCCCAGGGACCTTGATCCCTTTTATCATCTCATTGTCTTCAGAGGGGTGATTTTCTTTCAATCTAATTATCTAGTGGATATGTGTTGCCGGCTCTTTTACACATTCTGGCTtccatcaaaacaaaacaaagacgaaaaaaagaagaaaaatcccttgttattgtttttttgaTGAGAAATTCATGCTAATAACTTACATTTGCGAAATAATTTCAGCGAGTTTACCTTGTTTTCCTGAGAGGTGTCCCACAGGAGCTCGGCAATGGAAGAAATGGCCATGAGGAAGAAACAAGCTGTTgctaagaagaagaaagggatgTGCATGCCCAATATGTTTCCCAAAGGACTCAATGCCCGTTGTCCAAAATCTGCCATCCCTGAGGCTTTCCATGGCTGGTGGCCACTTTTGGGGAGAACTTCCAGCATGCAGGGTCCAGCCAAGCTCCTTCTGCGCTTGGCCATGGAACAGAGAGGAGATAACTGTAGAAAAACATATCTAATTATTGCTAATTTAATACAATACCTAGTCATTAGTGCATTAAAGCGAACATATCAATGCCTCTTGCAGCATGCAACAGGGAGAgcgagaaagaaaaacagtccAAAAGCCAAAGTTTATTCAAAGCAAATGGAGAGAAAGGGTGAGATTTTGTAGTTAGACTGATGGTCATCCATAAGGGCAAGAGAGAGAATGCAGAAAGGAGCAGGCATAGATTTATGTTGAAAGATATTCCAGATAAACAGGAGAAAGATGAATAAATGGATTAGATAAATAGAAAGGGGGGGGAAATGAATTAATATAGACAGAGAGCTTTATTTCCCAAATAAATCCTGATGTCCCATTTCAGTCTTTGGTTTGCAGACATAAAACGCACCTCCTTTGACAGATGGGTGAGATAGAaccattttggctggaagagacccttatcACCACCacgtccaaccataacctaactctaggtGCTTACACAACATCATCGTCTCCGTGGAACACCCCAAACGCTTCCCATCTACTGCTGCTTTATTTCCAGgccacaaggaaaaaaaaaacaagtaaattcCTTGTAAAAGGTGCAAACTCAATGTGAAGATGAAAAGCATATTTGATGCCATGATTTACCTTATTTTCTTGTGCGTTCTTTCCATCATGCCCACGGTTCCCAGGAAGAAGAACTGGGGCTCAGCAGACCTGTGAGATGCTTTCAACTTGTTTCTTAACTTTGCTGACACCATTTCTGTGCTCGCCCAGGGTAGAAGTTTCACTAGAGACCCAGAAACTCCTCAAGAAGTAACGTTATACATCCACAAAGGAGAAAACACCTTCTTGCTTAAATAGGTGGAGAGAGATAAACCCCCTGagatggacggatggatggaaAGCAGGGTTGGGGACCACACATCCCATGGGAGCCATCACCCTATGACAAGCCAGGTTTGCAGCATACAAGCAACATCTTTTGTGATCGGCTCAAGCAAAACTGCCTCGAGTCATGTCGCATTTACTAGAGGGTTGGAACTTGCACATGTATCTcgagtgggaaaaaaataccttttttgcTAGCACAAGCCttcagggaaagaaagtgaagacAGGCGGCTCCATGTGGGACATCACTGAGATCAAGGAGTCTGCAAAGAAAGAGTTATTGAGAGATGTCCTGCAGCAAAATCGATCAGGAGTGATGGACAGACCATCTGGGGAGGGTTCAGGGTTTCTGGTCTGCACATTAAGAGAGGGTCCCCCAAAGTTACCTTGGGGACTCTGCTGGTGCTTCTAGGATGGGAGCACAACTTCTGAAAGAGTCGCCGGGGCTAAACCATCACAGCGAAAAAGTAAACCCTGCTTCTCCCCCCCGCAAAAAAAATCACCTGCAAGGGATTTAGTCTAAATTTATCTTCTCCATCACAGCTTGTACTTGGAGCGGTGCATTAATACAGACAGCGGGATGCTGGCAGAgtaggggagggaggagggggctTGAGCATCCCGGGCAGCTCAGGCCGTCCGCACACCTCCATGGGACCCCCCTGTATGGCAGAGACATGGTGAGGTGGTGGCATCAGCGTGGGAGGCTCTTAAAGGTCTAATTTTAACTTGCTCCTGCTTATTTAAAACCAGCTCCGCTCACCTGCGCTGAACCATCCCACATCCTCGTAGTGGGTTTCGGCACATCCCTCCAAACCGACGGCCACTCTGACCGATCCCAAACAAATCTCCCTGGGCAAAATAAGCTCTAAATACACAAGACTAAGGCTTGGGTAGGTGGGACAAGGTCCTGCCCCATATGCCCACACAGGGGGAGTCTGGCAGTGTTGTCTTGCCACAGCATCATATCCCCAGATATATTTTCCCTCTTGTCCATTAAATAATTCtgcttgaaaaagaaagaaataaagcagaaaccATCTTTGGTGCAATGCAAAGCTTGCAGGAACAAGGagaaagtcaaagcaaggcTGAGGCCACCGTGCCCCAGCACCTGCGAGCAAATATATCGCATAATCCCACTTTTAAATGGATTAAATTCCTTCTTAAAACCTGATGGTCCCTGGCTGTCCTCAAAATCCCTCTAGAAACTCTCCCGACAGCTGAAAACCTCAGGCTAATTTTTTAAGCGCCTGCATCCTAATTGGCTGTACTACTCGTTGCTGCGACTGTGCATCTCGTTTCATCTGCAGCGACAACCGGGCACAGTTTTCCATTCCCTCCAACTTAAAAGCTGCTTTATAGCCCATAGAGGGAGAGATTACTACTTGCATCACAAACACAACAGAGAAGCCTCCAGTTTTTGTGCTTCCAAATGCGCTCGCGTATTTTAAAACCccctttttccctctgtttcaaATCAGAGCTAAAGTTCGCCTGCTCACATGGGCTACACAtagatataattaaaaatacagaggtTGGGATTGTACTGATTTCTGT
This window harbors:
- the LOC110355089 gene encoding uncharacterized protein LOC110355089 isoform X3: MVGRGGDKGLFQPKWFYLTHLSKELSPLCSMAKRRRSLAGPCMLEVLPKSGHQPWKASGMADFGQRALSPLGNILGMHIPFFFLATACFFLMAISSIAELLWDTSQENKLGKLRQVATMHLGLDFVISPESLMFSGWPGQFSLVLLGRRMSIQRCIQTQGETSHPFLQETFHLEYLLQHILSFPSRGCLE